The Nomascus leucogenys isolate Asia chromosome 23, Asia_NLE_v1, whole genome shotgun sequence genome includes a window with the following:
- the RESF1 gene encoding retroelement silencing factor 1 isoform X1, with protein sequence MNWNEKPKSATLPPLYPKSQPPFLHQSLINQITTTSQSSFSYPGSNQEACMYPGNSNPISQPLLNIQNYPQQISVSDMHNGTVVASHTSVERITYANVNGPKQLTHNLQMSSGVTQNVWLNSPVRNPVHSHIGATVSHPTDFGTNVPHMPALQSQLVTSDTYSMQMQMIPSNSTRLPVAYQGNQGLNQSFSEQQADWTQHCVSKGLTYPDYKPPPKLYRYSPQSFLPDSTIQKQNFTPRTSLQVKNSQLPNYVLTLPSKQTAAVPSQQYATQTDKRPPPSYNCRYGSQPLQSTQHVTKHLSMEVPQSREMLSSEIRTSFQQQWQNPNENVSTIGNFTNLKVNNSSKQPFSGPIRSSVDGVQTLAQTNEEKIMDSCNPTSNQVLDTSVTKEKLIRDIKTLVEIKQKFSELARKIKINKDLLMAAGCIKMTNTSYSEPAQNSKFSPKQTAKIQSGPQITPVTPENAERQPPTVVESAETNKTQCMLNSDIQEVNCRRFNQVDSVLPNPVYSEKRPMPDPSHDVKVLTSKTSAVEMTQAVLNTQLSSENVTKVEQNSPAVCETVSVPKSMSTEEYKSKIQNENMLLLALLSQARKTQKTVLKDANQTIQDSKPDSCEMNPNTQMTGNQLNLKNMETPSTSNVSGKVLDNSFCSGQESSTKGMPAKSDSSCSMEVLATCLSLWKKQPSETAKEQECDKLRTNTTAVGISKPANIHVKSPCSVVGNSNSQNKISNPSQQTALSMVMHNYESSGMSITKGTELQIAVVSPLVLSEVKTLSFKGITPAALPEIVYPVIKEGSVCSLQNQLPENAKATAAFKVDVNGPVASTATSTKIFPLTQKEKQNESTNGTSEVTPNVNQGKHNTLESAIHSMSDQQTLQEPRNSTVVSSDILQIGNICSLVEGDTSYNSQIAKIFSSLPLKMVEPQKPSLPNQQGIGSREPEKQLDNTTENKDFGFQKDKPVQCTDVSHKICDQSKSEPPSESSLNNLETNRVILEKSSMEHATEKSTANDTCSSAAIQEDIYPQEIDASSNYTPQDPARNEVHSDKAPVLYLHDQLSELLKEFPYGIEAMNTREGSVGQQTTYHTSEDQTADKTSSDSKDPADQIQITILSSEQMKEIFPEQDDQPHVVDKLAEPQKEEPITEVVSQCDLQTPAGGESRDSVILDSEKDDIHCCALGWLSMVYEGVPQCQCNSIKNSNSEEEKQKEQCSLETNSCKQGERTSDRDVTIIQFKSLLNNPKTPPTPPDGRSHFPELQDDNRKDTSKTKHKSLPRTEQELTAGQLSSKCDKLNPLQNHKRKKLRFHEVTFHSSNKMTASYEQASQETRQKKHITHNSRPLKAKTAFLPNKDSYKKHSSLGQSLSPEKIKLKLKSVSFKQKRKLDQGNGLDMEVKKKKHDKQEQKGSVGATFKLGDSLSNPNERDVVKEKMVSNTKSVDTKASSSKFSRILTPKEYLQRQKHKEALSNKASKKICVKNVPCDSEHTRPSKLAVQVGSCGKSNEKHSSGVQTSKESLNGLTSHGKNLKIHHSQESKTYNVLRNVKEKVGGKQPDKIWIDKTKLDKKLTNISNEAEFSQMPPQVKDQKKLYLNRVAFKCTERESICLTKLENSPRKLHKDTRQENKHKTFLPVKGNTEKSNMLEFKLCPDILLKNTNSVEERKDVKPPPRKEQAPVQVSGIKSTKEDWLKCVATKKRTQKDSQEKDNVNSRLSKRSFSADGFEMLQNPVKDSKEMFQTYKQMYLEKRSRSLGSSPVK encoded by the exons ATGAATtggaatgaaaaaccaaagagTGCTACATTACCACCACTGTATCCTAAAAGCCAGCCACCCTTTTTGCATCAGTCTTTAATAAACCAAATTACCACAACATCTCAGAGTTCTTTCAGCTATCCTGGAAGTAACCAAGAAGCATGCATGTATCCCGGTAATTCAAATCCAATTTCACAGCCACTGCTGAATATCCAAAATTATCCTCAACAAATCTCTGTTTCTGATATGCATAATGGGACAGTTGTGGCCTCACACACTTCAGTAGAAAGAATAACATATGCAAATGTTAATGGACCCAAACAACTAACTCACAATTTGCAAATGTCTTCAGGAGTTACACAAAATGTATGGTTGAATTCACCAGTGAGGAATCCTGTGCATTCTCATATAGGGGCAACTGTATCTCATCCAACTGATTTTGGAACTAATGTACCCCATATGCCGGCACTACAGAGTCAACTGGTAACATCAGATACCTATTCTATGCAAATGCAGATGATCCCTTCTAATTCTACACGACTTCCTGTAGCTTACCAAGGAAATCAGGGACTTAACCAGTCTTTTTCAGAGCAACAGGCTGATTGGACACAACACTGTGTATCTAAGGGACTGACTTATCCAGATTACAAACCACCTCCAAAGCTATACCGTTACTCACCACAAAGCTTTTTACCAGATTCTACcattcaaaaacaaaacttcacACCACGTACATCATTACAAGTTAAAAATAGTCAGCTTCCAAATTATGTACTAACTTTACCGTCAAAGCAGACTGCAGCTGTACCATCACAGCAGTATGCCACGCAAACTGACAAAAGACCTCCTCCTTCTTACAACTGTAGATATGGAAGCCAGCCTTTGCAAAGTACTCAGCATGTTACTAAACACCTGTCTATGGAAGTTCCTCAGAGTCGAGAAATGCTGTCATCTGAAATAAGGACCAGCTTTCAACAGCAATGGCAAAACCCTAATGAAAATGTCAGCACAATTGGAAATTTCACTAACTTGAAAGTAAATAACAGCAGCAAACAGCCTTTTAGTGGTCCCATTAGATCTTCTGTGGATGGTGTTCAGACTCTTGCTCAAactaatgaagagaaaataatggaTTCTTGTAATCCAACTTCAAATCAAGTACTGGACACAAGTGTCACAAAAGAAAAGCTAATAAGGGATATTAAAACGTTAgtagaaataaaacagaagtttTCAGAACTTGcaaggaaaattaaaatcaataaagATCTTCTGATGGCAGCAGGTTGTATTAAAATGACTAATACTTCTTATAGTGAACCAGCTCAGAATTCTAAATTTTCTCCAAAACAAACTGCCAAAATCCAGTCTGGACCCCAGATAACTCCAGTAACGCCCGAGAATGCAGAGAGACAACCACCAACAGTAGTGGAATCTGCAGAAACAAATAAGACTCAGTGTATGTTGAATTCTGACATTCAGGAAGTCAATTGCAGAAGGTTTAACCAAGTTGATTCTGTTTTACCAAATCCTGTCTATTCTGAAAAGCGGCCAATGCCAGACCCGTCTCATGATGTGAAAGTTCTCACTTCAAAGACATCAGCTGTTGAGATGACCCAGGCAGTATTGAATACTCAGCTTTCATCAGAAAATGTTACCAAAGTTGAGCAAAATTCACCAGCAGTTTGTGAAACAGTTTCTGTTCCCAAGTCCATGTCCACTGAGGAATAtaaatcaaaaattcaaaatgaaaatatgctgCTTCTTGCTTTGCTTTCACAGGCACGTAAGACTCAGAAGACAGTATTAAAAGATGCTAATCAAACTATTCAGGATTCTAAACCAGACAGTTGTGAAATGAATCCAAATACCCAAATGACTGGTAACCAACTGAATTTGAAGAACATGGAAACTCCAAGTACTTCTAATGTAAGTGGCAAGGTTTTGGACAACTCCTTTTGCAGTGGACAGGAATCCTCAACAAAAGGAATGCCTGCTAAAAGTGACAGTAGCTGTTCCATGGAAGTGCTAGCAACCTGTCTTTCCCTGTGGAAAAAGCAACCTTCAGAAACTGCAAAAGAACAGGAGTGTGATAAACTCAGAACAAACACAACAGCAGTTGGAATTTCAAAGCCTGCTAACATCCACGTTAAGAGTCCTTGTTCAGTTGTGGGAAATTCAAATTCTCAGAATAAAATAAGTAATCCCTCACAGCAGACAGCTTTGTCGATGGTAATGCACAATTATGAGTCTTCAGGTATGAGTATAACAAAGGGAACAGAACTTCAGATTGCTGTAGTGTCACCGTTAGTTCTGTCAGAGGTCAAAACATTGTCTTTTAAAGGAATAACACCTGCAGCGTTACCTGAAATAGTGTATCCCGTTATTAAAGAAGGCAGTGTTTGTAGTTTACAAAATCAATTGCCAGAAAATGCAAAGGCAACTGCTGCTTTCAAAGTTGATGTTAATGGGCCAGTAGCAAGTACAGCAACATCAACCAAGATTTTTCCACTAACTCAGAAGGAAAAGCAGAATGAGTCAACTAATGGTACTTCAGAAGTCACACCTAATGTCAATCAAGGAAAGCATAACACATTAGAGTCAGCTATCCATTCTATGAGTGATCAGCAAACCTTACAGGAACCAAGGAATAGTACTGTTGTGAGTAGTGATATATTACAGATTGGCAATATTTGTTCTCTGGTTGAAGGTGATACCTCTTACAATTCTCAAATAGCAAAGATATTCAGCTCTCTTCCTTTGAAAATGGTTGAGCCACAGAAACCTTCTCTACCCAATCAGCAAGGGATTGGCAGCagagaaccagaaaaacaattagaTAATACCACTGAAAATAAAGACTTtggttttcaaaaagataaacctGTACAGTGCACAGATGTTTCACATAAAATATGTGATCAGTCAAAGTCAGAGCCACCCTCAGAGTCCTCTTTGAACAATCTTGAAACAAACAGAGTTATTCTAGAGAAAAGTAGCATGGAGCATGCCACTGAAAAAAGCACAGCTAACGATACATGCTCGTCGGCTGCTATTCAGGAGGACATTTACCCTCAGGAAATAGATGCATCCAGCAACTATACTCCCCAAGATCCTGCAAGAAATGAAGTCCACAGTGATAAGGCACCTGTCTTATACCTACATGACCAGCTGTCAGAACTTTTAAAAGAGTTTCCTTATGGCATTGAGGCCATGAATACACGTGAAGGTTCTGTGGGCCAGCAAACTACATACCATACCTCAGAAGATCAAACTGCTGATAAAACCAGTTCTGACTCCAAAGACCCAGCAGATCAAATACAAATCACAATATTAAGCTCAgagcaaatgaaagaaatatttcctGAACAGGATGATCAACCCCATGTAGTAGACAAGTTGGCAGAACCTCAGAAAGAAGAGCCCATCACAGAAGTAGTTAGCCAGTGTGACCTGCAGACACCTGCAGGAGGAGAAAGTCGTGATTCTGTGATACTGGACTCTGAGAAAGACGATATCCACTGCTGTGCATTGGGCTGGCTCTCCATGGTTTACGAAGGAGTACCCCAGTGTCAGTGTAATTCCATCAAGAACTCAAATTcagaggaagagaaacaaaaagagcaGTGTTCTTTGGAGACCAACAGTTGTAAACAAGGAGAGAGAACCTCTGATAGAGATGTCACTATTATTCAGTTTAAGAGCCTTCTAAATAATCCAAAGACTCCTCCAACTCCTCCAGATGGGAGAAGTCATTTTCCTGAATTACAAGACGACAACAGAAAAGATACatccaaaacaaaacataaaagctTACCAAGGACAGAACAAGAATTAACTGCTGGTCAGCTTTCATCCAAATGTGATAAACTAAATCCCTTgcaaaatcacaaaagaaaaaaactgaggtttCACGAGGTAACCTTTCACTCCAGTAATAAAATGACGGCATCTTACGAACAAGCTTCTCAGGAAACCCGACAGAAGAAACATATAACACACAACTCACGTCCACTAAAAGCAAAAACAGCTTTTTTGCCAAATAAAGACTCGTATAAGAAGCATAGTTCTTTGGGACAGTCATTATCaccagaaaagataaaattgaaactCAAATCAGTTAGCTTCAAACAAAAACGAAAGTTAGACCAAGGGAATGGATTAGATATGGaagtaaagaagaagaaacatgatAAACAAGAACAGAAAGGAAGTGTGGGAGCTACATTCAAATTAGGTGACTCTTTGTCAAACCCAAATGAAAGAGACGTTGTTAAAGAAAAGATGGTATCAAATACTAAGTCTGTAGACACGAAAGCGAGTTCATCTAAATTTAGTAGAATTCTAACTCCTAAGGAGTATTTACAAAGGCAGAAGCATAAAGAAGCTCTGAGTAATAAAGCATCGAAGAAAATCTGTGTGAAAAACGTGCCATGTGATTCTGAACATACGAGACCAAGTAAACTTGCCGTGCAGGTCGGAAGTTGTGGGAAATCAAATGAGAAGCACAGCAGTGGCGTGCAGACCTCTAAAGAATCATTAAATGGCTTGACAAGCCATGGTAAAAACCTCAAAATCCACCATTCTCAGGAGTCTAAAACATACAACGTTCTAAGGAATGTTAAAGAAAAAGTTGGTGGGAAGCAGCCTGACAAAATATGGATTGATAAGACTAAATTAGACAAGAAATTAACCAATATAAGCAACGAAGCTGAATTCAGCCAAATGCCTCCCCAAGTAAAGGATCAAAAGAAATTATATCTGAATAGAGTTGCGTTTAAATGCACTGAACGTGAAAGCATTTGTCTCACCAAATTAGAAAATTCACCCAGGAAGCTTCATAAAGATACGAGACAGGAAAATAAACATAAGACCTTTTTACCCGTGAAAGGTAACACAGAAAAATCAAACATGCTGGAGTTTAAATTATGTCCAGATATCTTACTAAAGAACACAAACTCTGTGGAAGAACGGAAGGATGTAAAGCCTCCTCCCAGGAAGGAGCAAGCCCCTGTGCAAG tttcaggaataaaaagtacaaaagaagaCTGGTTAAAATGTGTTGCTACAAAGAAAAGGACACAGAAAGACAGCCAAGAGAAAG
- the RESF1 gene encoding retroelement silencing factor 1 isoform X2, giving the protein MNWNEKPKSATLPPLYPKSQPPFLHQSLINQITTTSQSSFSYPGSNQEACMYPGNSNPISQPLLNIQNYPQQISVSDMHNGTVVASHTSVERITYANVNGPKQLTHNLQMSSGVTQNVWLNSPVRNPVHSHIGATVSHPTDFGTNVPHMPALQSQLVTSDTYSMQMQMIPSNSTRLPVAYQGNQGLNQSFSEQQADWTQHCVSKGLTYPDYKPPPKLYRYSPQSFLPDSTIQKQNFTPRTSLQVKNSQLPNYVLTLPSKQTAAVPSQQYATQTDKRPPPSYNCRYGSQPLQSTQHVTKHLSMEVPQSREMLSSEIRTSFQQQWQNPNENVSTIGNFTNLKVNNSSKQPFSGPIRSSVDGVQTLAQTNEEKIMDSCNPTSNQVLDTSVTKEKLIRDIKTLVEIKQKFSELARKIKINKDLLMAAGCIKMTNTSYSEPAQNSKFSPKQTAKIQSGPQITPVTPENAERQPPTVVESAETNKTQCMLNSDIQEVNCRRFNQVDSVLPNPVYSEKRPMPDPSHDVKVLTSKTSAVEMTQAVLNTQLSSENVTKVEQNSPAVCETVSVPKSMSTEEYKSKIQNENMLLLALLSQARKTQKTVLKDANQTIQDSKPDSCEMNPNTQMTGNQLNLKNMETPSTSNVSGKVLDNSFCSGQESSTKGMPAKSDSSCSMEVLATCLSLWKKQPSETAKEQECDKLRTNTTAVGISKPANIHVKSPCSVVGNSNSQNKISNPSQQTALSMVMHNYESSGMSITKGTELQIAVVSPLVLSEVKTLSFKGITPAALPEIVYPVIKEGSVCSLQNQLPENAKATAAFKVDVNGPVASTATSTKIFPLTQKEKQNESTNGTSEVTPNVNQGKHNTLESAIHSMSDQQTLQEPRNSTVVSSDILQIGNICSLVEGDTSYNSQIAKIFSSLPLKMVEPQKPSLPNQQGIGSREPEKQLDNTTENKDFGFQKDKPVQCTDVSHKICDQSKSEPPSESSLNNLETNRVILEKSSMEHATEKSTANDTCSSAAIQEDIYPQEIDASSNYTPQDPARNEVHSDKAPVLYLHDQLSELLKEFPYGIEAMNTREGSVGQQTTYHTSEDQTADKTSSDSKDPADQIQITILSSEQMKEIFPEQDDQPHVVDKLAEPQKEEPITEVVSQCDLQTPAGGESRDSVILDSEKDDIHCCALGWLSMVYEGVPQCQCNSIKNSNSEEEKQKEQCSLETNSCKQGERTSDRDVTIIQFKSLLNNPKTPPTPPDGRSHFPELQDDNRKDTSKTKHKSLPRTEQELTAGQLSSKCDKLNPLQNHKRKKLRFHEVTFHSSNKMTASYEQASQETRQKKHITHNSRPLKAKTAFLPNKDSYKKHSSLGQSLSPEKIKLKLKSVSFKQKRKLDQGNGLDMEVKKKKHDKQEQKGSVGATFKLGDSLSNPNERDVVKEKMVSNTKSVDTKASSSKFSRILTPKEYLQRQKHKEALSNKASKKICVKNVPCDSEHTRPSKLAVQVGSCGKSNEKHSSGVQTSKESLNGLTSHGKNLKIHHSQESKTYNVLRNVKEKVGGKQPDKIWIDKTKLDKKLTNISNEAEFSQMPPQVKDQKKLYLNRVAFKCTERESICLTKLENSPRKLHKDTRQENKHKTFLPVKGNTEKSNMLEFKLCPDILLKNTNSVEERKDVKPPPRKEQAPVQVLKEMISNI; this is encoded by the exons ATGAATtggaatgaaaaaccaaagagTGCTACATTACCACCACTGTATCCTAAAAGCCAGCCACCCTTTTTGCATCAGTCTTTAATAAACCAAATTACCACAACATCTCAGAGTTCTTTCAGCTATCCTGGAAGTAACCAAGAAGCATGCATGTATCCCGGTAATTCAAATCCAATTTCACAGCCACTGCTGAATATCCAAAATTATCCTCAACAAATCTCTGTTTCTGATATGCATAATGGGACAGTTGTGGCCTCACACACTTCAGTAGAAAGAATAACATATGCAAATGTTAATGGACCCAAACAACTAACTCACAATTTGCAAATGTCTTCAGGAGTTACACAAAATGTATGGTTGAATTCACCAGTGAGGAATCCTGTGCATTCTCATATAGGGGCAACTGTATCTCATCCAACTGATTTTGGAACTAATGTACCCCATATGCCGGCACTACAGAGTCAACTGGTAACATCAGATACCTATTCTATGCAAATGCAGATGATCCCTTCTAATTCTACACGACTTCCTGTAGCTTACCAAGGAAATCAGGGACTTAACCAGTCTTTTTCAGAGCAACAGGCTGATTGGACACAACACTGTGTATCTAAGGGACTGACTTATCCAGATTACAAACCACCTCCAAAGCTATACCGTTACTCACCACAAAGCTTTTTACCAGATTCTACcattcaaaaacaaaacttcacACCACGTACATCATTACAAGTTAAAAATAGTCAGCTTCCAAATTATGTACTAACTTTACCGTCAAAGCAGACTGCAGCTGTACCATCACAGCAGTATGCCACGCAAACTGACAAAAGACCTCCTCCTTCTTACAACTGTAGATATGGAAGCCAGCCTTTGCAAAGTACTCAGCATGTTACTAAACACCTGTCTATGGAAGTTCCTCAGAGTCGAGAAATGCTGTCATCTGAAATAAGGACCAGCTTTCAACAGCAATGGCAAAACCCTAATGAAAATGTCAGCACAATTGGAAATTTCACTAACTTGAAAGTAAATAACAGCAGCAAACAGCCTTTTAGTGGTCCCATTAGATCTTCTGTGGATGGTGTTCAGACTCTTGCTCAAactaatgaagagaaaataatggaTTCTTGTAATCCAACTTCAAATCAAGTACTGGACACAAGTGTCACAAAAGAAAAGCTAATAAGGGATATTAAAACGTTAgtagaaataaaacagaagtttTCAGAACTTGcaaggaaaattaaaatcaataaagATCTTCTGATGGCAGCAGGTTGTATTAAAATGACTAATACTTCTTATAGTGAACCAGCTCAGAATTCTAAATTTTCTCCAAAACAAACTGCCAAAATCCAGTCTGGACCCCAGATAACTCCAGTAACGCCCGAGAATGCAGAGAGACAACCACCAACAGTAGTGGAATCTGCAGAAACAAATAAGACTCAGTGTATGTTGAATTCTGACATTCAGGAAGTCAATTGCAGAAGGTTTAACCAAGTTGATTCTGTTTTACCAAATCCTGTCTATTCTGAAAAGCGGCCAATGCCAGACCCGTCTCATGATGTGAAAGTTCTCACTTCAAAGACATCAGCTGTTGAGATGACCCAGGCAGTATTGAATACTCAGCTTTCATCAGAAAATGTTACCAAAGTTGAGCAAAATTCACCAGCAGTTTGTGAAACAGTTTCTGTTCCCAAGTCCATGTCCACTGAGGAATAtaaatcaaaaattcaaaatgaaaatatgctgCTTCTTGCTTTGCTTTCACAGGCACGTAAGACTCAGAAGACAGTATTAAAAGATGCTAATCAAACTATTCAGGATTCTAAACCAGACAGTTGTGAAATGAATCCAAATACCCAAATGACTGGTAACCAACTGAATTTGAAGAACATGGAAACTCCAAGTACTTCTAATGTAAGTGGCAAGGTTTTGGACAACTCCTTTTGCAGTGGACAGGAATCCTCAACAAAAGGAATGCCTGCTAAAAGTGACAGTAGCTGTTCCATGGAAGTGCTAGCAACCTGTCTTTCCCTGTGGAAAAAGCAACCTTCAGAAACTGCAAAAGAACAGGAGTGTGATAAACTCAGAACAAACACAACAGCAGTTGGAATTTCAAAGCCTGCTAACATCCACGTTAAGAGTCCTTGTTCAGTTGTGGGAAATTCAAATTCTCAGAATAAAATAAGTAATCCCTCACAGCAGACAGCTTTGTCGATGGTAATGCACAATTATGAGTCTTCAGGTATGAGTATAACAAAGGGAACAGAACTTCAGATTGCTGTAGTGTCACCGTTAGTTCTGTCAGAGGTCAAAACATTGTCTTTTAAAGGAATAACACCTGCAGCGTTACCTGAAATAGTGTATCCCGTTATTAAAGAAGGCAGTGTTTGTAGTTTACAAAATCAATTGCCAGAAAATGCAAAGGCAACTGCTGCTTTCAAAGTTGATGTTAATGGGCCAGTAGCAAGTACAGCAACATCAACCAAGATTTTTCCACTAACTCAGAAGGAAAAGCAGAATGAGTCAACTAATGGTACTTCAGAAGTCACACCTAATGTCAATCAAGGAAAGCATAACACATTAGAGTCAGCTATCCATTCTATGAGTGATCAGCAAACCTTACAGGAACCAAGGAATAGTACTGTTGTGAGTAGTGATATATTACAGATTGGCAATATTTGTTCTCTGGTTGAAGGTGATACCTCTTACAATTCTCAAATAGCAAAGATATTCAGCTCTCTTCCTTTGAAAATGGTTGAGCCACAGAAACCTTCTCTACCCAATCAGCAAGGGATTGGCAGCagagaaccagaaaaacaattagaTAATACCACTGAAAATAAAGACTTtggttttcaaaaagataaacctGTACAGTGCACAGATGTTTCACATAAAATATGTGATCAGTCAAAGTCAGAGCCACCCTCAGAGTCCTCTTTGAACAATCTTGAAACAAACAGAGTTATTCTAGAGAAAAGTAGCATGGAGCATGCCACTGAAAAAAGCACAGCTAACGATACATGCTCGTCGGCTGCTATTCAGGAGGACATTTACCCTCAGGAAATAGATGCATCCAGCAACTATACTCCCCAAGATCCTGCAAGAAATGAAGTCCACAGTGATAAGGCACCTGTCTTATACCTACATGACCAGCTGTCAGAACTTTTAAAAGAGTTTCCTTATGGCATTGAGGCCATGAATACACGTGAAGGTTCTGTGGGCCAGCAAACTACATACCATACCTCAGAAGATCAAACTGCTGATAAAACCAGTTCTGACTCCAAAGACCCAGCAGATCAAATACAAATCACAATATTAAGCTCAgagcaaatgaaagaaatatttcctGAACAGGATGATCAACCCCATGTAGTAGACAAGTTGGCAGAACCTCAGAAAGAAGAGCCCATCACAGAAGTAGTTAGCCAGTGTGACCTGCAGACACCTGCAGGAGGAGAAAGTCGTGATTCTGTGATACTGGACTCTGAGAAAGACGATATCCACTGCTGTGCATTGGGCTGGCTCTCCATGGTTTACGAAGGAGTACCCCAGTGTCAGTGTAATTCCATCAAGAACTCAAATTcagaggaagagaaacaaaaagagcaGTGTTCTTTGGAGACCAACAGTTGTAAACAAGGAGAGAGAACCTCTGATAGAGATGTCACTATTATTCAGTTTAAGAGCCTTCTAAATAATCCAAAGACTCCTCCAACTCCTCCAGATGGGAGAAGTCATTTTCCTGAATTACAAGACGACAACAGAAAAGATACatccaaaacaaaacataaaagctTACCAAGGACAGAACAAGAATTAACTGCTGGTCAGCTTTCATCCAAATGTGATAAACTAAATCCCTTgcaaaatcacaaaagaaaaaaactgaggtttCACGAGGTAACCTTTCACTCCAGTAATAAAATGACGGCATCTTACGAACAAGCTTCTCAGGAAACCCGACAGAAGAAACATATAACACACAACTCACGTCCACTAAAAGCAAAAACAGCTTTTTTGCCAAATAAAGACTCGTATAAGAAGCATAGTTCTTTGGGACAGTCATTATCaccagaaaagataaaattgaaactCAAATCAGTTAGCTTCAAACAAAAACGAAAGTTAGACCAAGGGAATGGATTAGATATGGaagtaaagaagaagaaacatgatAAACAAGAACAGAAAGGAAGTGTGGGAGCTACATTCAAATTAGGTGACTCTTTGTCAAACCCAAATGAAAGAGACGTTGTTAAAGAAAAGATGGTATCAAATACTAAGTCTGTAGACACGAAAGCGAGTTCATCTAAATTTAGTAGAATTCTAACTCCTAAGGAGTATTTACAAAGGCAGAAGCATAAAGAAGCTCTGAGTAATAAAGCATCGAAGAAAATCTGTGTGAAAAACGTGCCATGTGATTCTGAACATACGAGACCAAGTAAACTTGCCGTGCAGGTCGGAAGTTGTGGGAAATCAAATGAGAAGCACAGCAGTGGCGTGCAGACCTCTAAAGAATCATTAAATGGCTTGACAAGCCATGGTAAAAACCTCAAAATCCACCATTCTCAGGAGTCTAAAACATACAACGTTCTAAGGAATGTTAAAGAAAAAGTTGGTGGGAAGCAGCCTGACAAAATATGGATTGATAAGACTAAATTAGACAAGAAATTAACCAATATAAGCAACGAAGCTGAATTCAGCCAAATGCCTCCCCAAGTAAAGGATCAAAAGAAATTATATCTGAATAGAGTTGCGTTTAAATGCACTGAACGTGAAAGCATTTGTCTCACCAAATTAGAAAATTCACCCAGGAAGCTTCATAAAGATACGAGACAGGAAAATAAACATAAGACCTTTTTACCCGTGAAAGGTAACACAGAAAAATCAAACATGCTGGAGTTTAAATTATGTCCAGATATCTTACTAAAGAACACAAACTCTGTGGAAGAACGGAAGGATGTAAAGCCTCCTCCCAGGAAGGAGCAAGCCCCTGTGCAAG TACTAAAGGAGATGATTAGCAATATCTAG